A genomic segment from Bacteroidota bacterium encodes:
- a CDS encoding exodeoxyribonuclease VII large subunit, whose translation MTTQAINLSQLLYKIDETLQMQFGYQTFWIKAEITDVKKYESKRWCFLKLIEKKDEQINAEIKATAWSQGYAFIEQFERLTQQHFGNGLQIICKVKIKYSIKYGLSLDLLEIDNSFALGQIELQKQATLKRLVDESNGQIIKDTDDNYITPNKRLKIPIVMQRVALITAHNSDGQRDFKNELLNNTYGYAFQVDEYLCQIQGDNAHENIIKQFEQIFASNIPYDCVAMVRGGGSETDFKPFEQYELARLVAFYHIPVFTGIGHDRNTSIVDLMANQLKTPTKVAAYLVEHNFIFENNLLYQYNQIEQNIHLKIDRAKQNIVNLKRLLQTLDPENVLKKGYALVKLNNKIVSNPSQLKAGDEVETVIKNTKIKSTVSDVINN comes from the coding sequence ATGACCACACAAGCCATTAATCTATCACAGTTATTGTATAAAATAGATGAAACCCTGCAAATGCAGTTTGGTTATCAAACATTTTGGATAAAGGCAGAAATTACTGATGTAAAGAAATACGAATCAAAACGCTGGTGCTTTTTAAAATTAATTGAAAAAAAAGACGAACAGATAAATGCCGAAATTAAAGCCACCGCATGGAGTCAGGGATATGCCTTTATAGAGCAATTTGAGCGTTTAACCCAACAGCATTTTGGCAATGGCCTGCAAATTATTTGCAAAGTAAAAATTAAATATAGCATTAAATATGGCTTAAGTTTAGACCTGCTCGAAATAGACAATAGCTTTGCTTTAGGTCAGATAGAATTACAAAAGCAAGCCACTTTAAAACGTTTGGTAGATGAAAGCAATGGACAAATAATTAAGGATACAGACGATAATTATATAACACCTAATAAGCGTTTAAAAATACCCATTGTTATGCAAAGAGTAGCTTTAATTACGGCACATAATTCAGATGGGCAGCGCGATTTTAAAAATGAACTTTTAAACAATACCTATGGCTATGCTTTTCAGGTAGACGAATACCTGTGCCAGATTCAAGGTGACAATGCACACGAAAATATAATTAAGCAATTTGAGCAAATATTTGCCAGCAATATACCATACGATTGTGTGGCTATGGTAAGAGGAGGAGGGAGCGAAACTGATTTTAAACCATTTGAGCAATACGAATTAGCAAGGTTAGTAGCCTTTTATCATATTCCGGTATTTACAGGCATTGGTCATGATAGAAATACATCTATTGTAGATTTAATGGCCAACCAGTTAAAAACACCAACCAAAGTGGCCGCTTACTTAGTAGAGCATAATTTTATATTCGAAAACAATTTGCTGTATCAATACAACCAAATAGAACAAAACATTCATTTAAAAATAGACAGAGCTAAGCAAAATATAGTAAACCTAAAACGCTTACTTCAAACCTTAGACCCTGAAAATGTATTGAAAAAAGGCTATGCTTTGGTTAAGTTAAACAATAAAATAGTGAGTAATCCCAGTCAGTTAAAAGCAGGCGATGAGGTAGAAACAGTTATTAAAAACACCAAAATTAAAAGCACCGTATCAGACGTAATCAATAATTAA
- the xseB gene encoding exodeoxyribonuclease VII small subunit, with product MSNNKLSYSQAQQKLEDMVAQMENNEIDLETLSEKLIEAKALVKLCETKLRKIEQSINPE from the coding sequence ATGAGTAACAACAAATTAAGCTATAGTCAGGCACAACAAAAGCTGGAAGACATGGTAGCACAAATGGAAAATAATGAAATAGATTTAGAAACCCTGTCAGAAAAACTAATTGAGGCCAAAGCTCTTGTAAAATTATGCGAAACCAAACTTAGAAAAATAGAGCAAAGTATAAATCCGGAGTAA